From Cellulophaga lytica DSM 7489, a single genomic window includes:
- the hemH gene encoding ferrochelatase: MKGVLLVNLGSPDSPTPKDVKPYLDEFLMDERVIDVPNWLRNIIVRGIILRTRPKKSAEAYKKIWWEEGSPLVVISERFTDKVKEHTKMPVALGMRYGSMTIKNGLQELKDKGVDEVLLVPLYPQYAMSSFETVVVKTMEEKEQHFPEMKITTLQAFYKNEDYLKVLSNSIAKSLEGFNYDHILFSYHGIPERHIKKSDPTKFHCKIDGSCCATNSVAHNTCYRHQCYETTKRVTALLGIPEDKISVSFQSRLPNDPWLKPYTDFEFERFPKEGKKNLAVITPAFVADCLETLEEIAMEGKEQFTEAGGVEYKHIPCLNTDENWVAVMADWVNNWEKDGSLPS, from the coding sequence GTGAAAGGAGTTTTATTAGTAAATTTAGGATCACCAGATAGTCCAACACCTAAAGATGTTAAGCCATATTTAGATGAGTTTTTAATGGATGAAAGGGTTATAGATGTACCTAATTGGTTACGTAATATTATTGTACGTGGTATTATTTTACGTACCAGACCTAAAAAATCTGCTGAAGCATATAAAAAAATATGGTGGGAAGAAGGTTCGCCACTTGTTGTAATTTCAGAACGTTTTACAGACAAGGTAAAAGAACACACCAAAATGCCTGTTGCTTTGGGTATGCGTTACGGTAGTATGACTATTAAAAACGGATTGCAAGAGCTTAAAGATAAGGGCGTAGATGAAGTTTTATTAGTTCCTCTATATCCGCAGTACGCAATGTCTTCTTTTGAAACCGTTGTGGTTAAAACAATGGAAGAAAAAGAGCAGCATTTTCCTGAAATGAAAATAACTACGCTACAAGCTTTTTATAAGAATGAAGATTATTTAAAAGTACTATCTAACAGTATAGCAAAGAGCTTAGAAGGTTTTAATTATGATCATATATTGTTCTCTTACCACGGTATTCCAGAACGTCACATAAAAAAATCAGATCCAACTAAGTTTCATTGTAAAATAGATGGTTCTTGCTGCGCTACCAACTCTGTAGCTCACAATACATGTTACCGTCACCAATGTTATGAAACTACAAAAAGAGTTACAGCTCTTTTAGGCATACCAGAAGATAAAATAAGTGTATCATTTCAATCTCGTTTACCAAACGACCCTTGGTTAAAACCGTATACAGATTTTGAGTTTGAACGTTTTCCTAAAGAAGGTAAAAAGAATTTAGCTGTAATTACACCAGCATTTGTTGCAGACTGTTTAGAGACTTTAGAAGAAATTGCTATGGAAGGTAAAGAGCAATTTACAGAAGCTGGCGGTGTAGAGTACAAACATATACCTTGTTTAAACACAGATGAAAACTGGGTTGCTGTAATGGCAGACTGGGTAAATAACTGGGAAAAAGATGGTAGCTTACCAAGCTAA
- a CDS encoding VOC family protein, with product MNLNQVTVPSLDLTKSIPFYEKLGLKLIVKALPHYARFVCPDGNSTFSVHQTKELPKGEGIYVYFECKNLDEQVNAIQQNGINFDLLPTDQSWMWREARLKDVDGNQLILFYAGENRLNPPWRIEN from the coding sequence ATGAACCTAAACCAGGTAACTGTACCCTCTTTAGATTTAACAAAGTCTATACCGTTTTATGAAAAATTAGGGCTAAAACTAATTGTAAAAGCATTACCGCATTACGCAAGGTTTGTGTGTCCAGATGGCAACTCAACTTTTTCTGTTCACCAGACAAAAGAATTGCCAAAAGGAGAAGGTATTTATGTTTATTTTGAGTGCAAAAACCTTGACGAGCAAGTGAATGCTATACAACAAAACGGAATTAATTTTGACCTACTACCAACAGACCAAAGTTGGATGTGGAGAGAAGCCAGGCTAAAAGATGTAGATGGAAACCAACTGATATTATTTTATGCTGGTGAAAACAGACTAAACCCACCTTGGAGAATAGAAAACTAA
- a CDS encoding VPS10 domain-containing protein — protein sequence MKLNHLKNSTFLLLLLCISQISFAQKRKQKSTTDQYPEALYSSMQYRLIGPFRGGRSAAVTGVPNKPNLFYFGATGGGVWKTEDGGRSWGNISDGFFGGSIGAIEVAQSDPNIIYVGGGEKTLRGNVSSGYGIWKTEDGGKTWTSAGLSKSRHIPRIKIHPKNPNIIYAAVLGNIYKPTEERGVYKSTDGGKTWRKTLFVNSSAGAVDLTLDPNNPRVLYASTWRAKRTPYSLSSGGDGSALWKSTDSGETWTEISKNEGFPKDTLGIIGVTVSPKNSERVWAIVENKEKGGLYRSDDGGKKWTQVNQERKLRQRAWYYTRLYADTEDVNTVYVLNVQYHKSTDGGKTFSTFNAPHGDHHDLWIAPENPKRMIIGDDGGAQITYDGGDTWSTYNNQPTAQFYRVTTDNAFPYRIYAAQQDNSTIRINHRSDGRSISDNDWEETAGGESAHIAVDPTNNDIVYGGSYGGFLTRKNHKTGTTRAINVWPDNPMGYGADGMKYRFQWNFPILFSKHNPKKLYTFSNHVHVTENEGQSWKLLSDDLTRNDPSKLVSSGGPITQDNTSVEYYCTIFAANESPLKEGLLWVGSDDGLVHVSKNGGETWENVTPKNMPQWSMVNSIEPSAFNEGTCYVAATKYKLGDFAPYLYKTTDYGQTWTKITNGINNEHFTRVVREDPKQKGLLYAGTETGMYISFNDGASWKPFQLNLPIVPITDLTIKNNNLIVATQGRSLWILDDLSVLHQLDENTKNATSILYKPKDTYRTKGGSSSRPSKLAGSNHPNGVITHFYINKLEENDNVKLIYFNKKGDTLATFSNKAKEKNKKLKVKKGGNTFVWDTRGKGAEKLKGMIFWWASFNGPKAVPGDYNVQLVVNGATQSKDFTIVPDPRAEASIADMQKQYNFITEVNETVNKAHTSIKKMRKITAQLSAFEKQYKDTEATKELVEKAKTMREKLENIEKELYQTKNRSNQDPLNFPIKLTNKLAHINSLIGLDDFPPTDQDIAVKNELTAKINTQLTAFNKVLDDEITAFNTAFNNLKLNYLFVEE from the coding sequence ATGAAACTCAATCACCTAAAAAACAGCACGTTTTTGTTGCTGCTTTTATGCATTTCTCAAATTTCTTTTGCTCAAAAAAGAAAACAAAAATCTACAACAGACCAATACCCAGAAGCTTTATATAGCAGTATGCAATACCGCTTAATTGGACCCTTTAGAGGTGGCAGATCTGCGGCAGTAACTGGCGTACCCAACAAACCTAACTTATTTTACTTTGGAGCTACTGGTGGTGGCGTTTGGAAAACCGAAGATGGCGGAAGAAGCTGGGGTAATATTTCTGATGGCTTTTTTGGCGGTAGTATTGGCGCTATAGAAGTTGCACAAAGCGATCCTAATATTATTTATGTTGGTGGTGGAGAAAAAACACTACGTGGTAATGTTTCATCTGGTTATGGAATATGGAAAACTGAAGATGGTGGTAAAACTTGGACCTCTGCTGGCTTAAGTAAAAGCAGACACATACCACGTATAAAAATTCACCCTAAAAACCCTAACATTATTTACGCTGCAGTTTTGGGTAACATATACAAGCCTACAGAAGAACGTGGTGTTTATAAAAGTACAGATGGCGGTAAAACGTGGCGTAAAACACTATTTGTTAATAGCAGTGCAGGCGCTGTAGATTTAACGTTAGACCCAAACAATCCTCGTGTTTTATATGCATCTACGTGGCGCGCAAAAAGAACACCTTATAGTTTAAGCAGTGGCGGAGACGGTTCTGCTTTATGGAAAAGTACAGATAGTGGAGAAACTTGGACAGAAATCTCTAAAAACGAAGGTTTTCCTAAAGATACATTGGGGATTATTGGCGTTACTGTTTCGCCTAAAAACTCAGAACGTGTATGGGCAATTGTAGAAAACAAAGAAAAAGGCGGCCTATACCGTAGTGATGATGGCGGTAAAAAATGGACGCAAGTAAACCAAGAACGTAAATTACGTCAACGTGCTTGGTACTATACACGTTTGTATGCAGACACAGAAGATGTTAATACTGTATACGTACTTAACGTGCAATACCACAAATCTACAGATGGCGGTAAAACGTTTAGCACATTTAATGCACCACACGGAGACCATCATGATTTATGGATAGCTCCAGAAAATCCAAAGAGAATGATTATTGGTGATGATGGTGGCGCGCAAATTACCTATGATGGTGGCGATACTTGGAGCACTTACAACAACCAACCTACAGCACAATTTTACAGAGTAACTACAGACAATGCATTTCCGTACAGAATTTATGCTGCACAGCAAGACAATTCTACCATACGTATAAACCACAGAAGTGATGGGCGTTCTATTAGTGATAATGACTGGGAGGAAACCGCAGGTGGCGAGTCGGCACATATTGCTGTAGACCCAACAAATAATGACATTGTATACGGTGGTAGTTATGGCGGATTTTTAACTAGAAAAAACCATAAAACAGGTACAACAAGAGCTATAAACGTATGGCCAGACAATCCTATGGGATATGGTGCAGATGGGATGAAATACCGTTTTCAATGGAACTTTCCTATACTATTTAGCAAACACAACCCTAAAAAACTATACACCTTCTCTAACCACGTACATGTTACAGAAAATGAAGGTCAGTCTTGGAAATTATTAAGTGATGATTTAACTCGTAATGACCCTAGCAAACTAGTTTCTAGTGGCGGACCAATTACACAAGACAATACAAGTGTAGAGTACTATTGCACCATTTTTGCAGCTAATGAGAGTCCGCTTAAAGAAGGTTTACTTTGGGTTGGTAGTGATGATGGCTTGGTGCACGTATCTAAAAACGGTGGCGAAACTTGGGAGAATGTTACACCTAAAAATATGCCCCAATGGTCTATGGTAAATAGCATAGAACCTTCTGCTTTTAATGAAGGTACGTGCTATGTAGCTGCTACAAAATACAAGTTGGGCGACTTTGCACCTTACTTATACAAGACTACAGATTACGGACAAACCTGGACAAAAATAACAAACGGTATAAACAATGAGCACTTTACACGTGTAGTGCGCGAGGATCCTAAACAAAAAGGATTGTTATACGCTGGTACGGAAACAGGAATGTATATTTCTTTTAACGATGGTGCTAGCTGGAAACCTTTTCAGTTAAACCTACCAATTGTACCAATAACAGATTTAACAATTAAAAACAACAATTTAATTGTTGCTACACAAGGTAGAAGTTTATGGATTTTAGATGATTTGTCTGTATTGCATCAATTAGATGAAAATACAAAAAATGCAACATCAATATTATACAAACCAAAAGATACTTATAGAACAAAAGGCGGTAGCAGTAGCAGACCATCTAAATTAGCCGGAAGCAACCACCCAAACGGTGTAATTACGCATTTTTATATTAACAAACTAGAAGAAAACGATAACGTTAAACTAATCTATTTTAATAAAAAAGGAGATACTTTAGCTACGTTTAGCAATAAGGCCAAAGAAAAAAACAAGAAATTAAAAGTTAAAAAAGGAGGCAACACCTTTGTGTGGGACACGCGCGGAAAGGGAGCCGAGAAACTTAAAGGTATGATTTTTTGGTGGGCTAGTTTTAACGGACCAAAAGCAGTACCTGGAGATTACAACGTACAATTGGTGGTTAATGGCGCTACACAAAGTAAAGACTTTACCATTGTGCCAGACCCAAGAGCAGAAGCTAGCATTGCAGATATGCAAAAGCAGTACAATTTTATAACAGAGGTAAATGAAACGGTAAACAAAGCACATACTTCTATTAAAAAAATGCGAAAAATTACAGCACAACTTTCTGCTTTTGAAAAACAATATAAAGATACTGAAGCAACAAAAGAACTGGTAGAAAAAGCCAAAACAATGCGAGAAAAGCTAGAGAATATAGAAAAAGAGCTGTATCAAACTAAAAACAGAAGTAATCAAGATCCGCTTAACTTTCCTATAAAATTAACCAACAAATTAGCGCATATAAACAGTTTAATTGGTTTGGATGATTTTCCGCCAACAGACCAAGATATTGCCGTTAAAAATGAACTAACAGCAAAAATTAACACACAACTAACTGCTTTTAATAAGGTGTTAGATGATGAAATAACCGCTTTTAATACTGCCTTTAACAACCTAAAGTTAAATTATTTATTTGTTGAAGAGTAG
- a CDS encoding ComEC/Rec2 family competence protein — translation MTHLSEDAYNIGSYKRKYAFAEYPSVKIYKSSDGRSWGNHLLFGDYIKILDTKIVNNRVFARSRNTNGWVKVDELRKERLLEVNFVDIGQGDGCHIVTPNDKHILIDAGKTDNMNRYLSWRFNLYDRKSPLSFPFTTIISHSDADHYQGFGYVFDNDKIKIDTIYHNGLVERPGANRLGTKKDGYYTNVITTTAQMLHLITDAKNRKGAGSTYCKTLYKVLKHNPNVSFKALDISANYLPNYSKESTVNNTKNSIKILGPITKKIEGKDALKSINNLGKDKNGHSVILKYEFGKSKILLGGDVNTEFGQILQDYYKNNAQLHELQVDVAKACHHGSNHFHYGFIQAINSSATVISSGDDESYAHPRPDTIGALGKCGYGEKPLIFSTELARSTKEITYIKLQGISKMFEDLKIIKKNYKEETEEAQKKKFLKSIKKINKEINSFLTKYGMINLRTDGERMIIAQKLERNAGHSKWDIHKLKYSKTTKRFEQE, via the coding sequence ATGACACATCTATCAGAAGACGCGTACAACATAGGATCCTATAAAAGAAAATATGCGTTTGCAGAATACCCTTCTGTAAAAATTTACAAATCTTCTGATGGTAGGTCTTGGGGCAATCATCTTTTATTTGGTGATTATATAAAAATTTTAGATACCAAAATTGTAAATAATAGAGTATTTGCCAGAAGCAGAAATACCAATGGTTGGGTAAAAGTAGATGAACTTAGAAAAGAAAGGTTATTAGAGGTTAACTTTGTAGATATTGGCCAAGGAGACGGTTGCCATATTGTTACTCCAAATGATAAACACATACTTATAGATGCCGGAAAAACGGATAATATGAACCGGTATTTATCATGGCGTTTTAATTTGTATGACCGTAAATCTCCCTTATCTTTTCCGTTCACAACAATTATTAGTCATTCTGATGCTGACCACTACCAAGGTTTTGGGTATGTTTTTGACAATGATAAAATAAAAATAGACACTATTTACCATAATGGTTTAGTAGAACGCCCTGGTGCTAACAGATTAGGCACTAAAAAAGATGGATATTATACAAATGTAATAACAACTACAGCGCAAATGCTGCACTTAATTACAGACGCTAAAAACAGAAAAGGTGCAGGTTCTACCTATTGTAAAACACTGTACAAAGTATTAAAACATAACCCTAATGTTAGTTTTAAAGCGTTAGACATTAGCGCTAATTATTTGCCCAATTATAGTAAAGAAAGCACTGTAAATAATACTAAAAACTCAATAAAAATATTAGGGCCAATTACTAAAAAAATTGAGGGTAAAGATGCACTAAAAAGTATTAACAATTTAGGAAAAGATAAAAACGGACACTCTGTTATTTTAAAGTACGAGTTTGGTAAGTCTAAAATTCTTTTAGGAGGAGATGTTAACACAGAGTTTGGCCAAATACTACAAGATTATTACAAAAATAATGCTCAGTTACATGAATTACAAGTAGATGTAGCCAAGGCTTGCCACCATGGCAGCAATCATTTTCATTATGGCTTTATACAAGCAATAAATTCTAGTGCCACAGTAATATCTTCTGGTGATGATGAAAGTTATGCTCATCCAAGGCCAGATACTATTGGTGCGTTAGGCAAATGTGGTTATGGAGAAAAACCACTTATTTTCTCTACCGAATTGGCTAGGTCTACAAAAGAAATAACGTATATTAAACTACAAGGTATTTCTAAAATGTTTGAAGACTTAAAAATCATAAAAAAGAACTATAAAGAAGAAACCGAAGAAGCGCAAAAAAAGAAGTTTTTAAAAAGTATAAAAAAAATTAATAAAGAAATAAACTCGTTTTTAACCAAATACGGAATGATTAACCTTAGAACAGATGGTGAGCGTATGATAATTGCCCAAAAACTAGAGCGTAATGCAGGACATAGCAAATGGGACATACACAAACTAAAGTATTCTAAAACTACAAAAAGGTTTGAGCAAGAATAG
- a CDS encoding CopD family protein yields the protein MEEYYLYIKSLHLIFVITWFAGLFYIPRLFIYHIEASFKPSPEKEILTTQFKLMTKRLWYIITWPSAILAVLFALLLLIINPSFLQLPWMHVKLGFVFLLILYHLKNHQIVNQLQKNQIKYSSKFMRIWNEASTLILFSVVFLVIVRNAINWVYGVLGIFTLALLLMLGIKLYKRIRSKNPNA from the coding sequence ATGGAAGAATATTACCTGTATATAAAATCGCTTCACTTAATTTTTGTAATTACGTGGTTTGCTGGTTTATTTTATATACCAAGGTTATTTATTTACCATATTGAAGCCAGTTTTAAACCTTCACCAGAAAAAGAAATATTAACAACACAGTTTAAATTAATGACCAAGCGTTTGTGGTACATTATTACTTGGCCATCTGCAATTTTGGCTGTGTTATTTGCCCTATTGCTACTTATAATTAACCCATCATTTTTACAACTGCCTTGGATGCACGTAAAACTTGGGTTTGTTTTTTTACTTATTTTATATCATTTAAAAAATCATCAAATAGTTAACCAATTACAAAAAAACCAAATAAAGTACAGCTCTAAATTTATGCGTATTTGGAATGAAGCTTCTACGCTTATTCTTTTTTCTGTGGTGTTTTTAGTTATTGTAAGAAATGCTATTAACTGGGTTTACGGTGTACTTGGCATTTTTACTTTGGCACTACTTTTAATGCTAGGTATTAAATTATACAAGCGCATTAGAAGTAAAAATCCTAATGCATAA
- a CDS encoding YaaC family protein, translated as MPRQFENGIKATYKHQGVKYFPFNSEPGTSYVLTSDPWAYLRAWIDQQINSTQGDKKKRLIKAKYFSEQAESFQIAAEKTRLPTKATLCYYSLLNLTKAFLSVKGLELEKKEESHGISLGHNPDELTVFGPLQNCTNIFLEFSKHLGKPITGKHKVNIKDIICDIPEIHELGFTLGKISQRKYLPVTIDFLTNEDKTKLFTELSFRKENDARLQIDKFYKNNRKKYFKLRETEDNGDSIYRSTKRKNYTHANFPRIYKNICKEYKELDISILLTRDGYKYYVNLKPNAYHQLANLLMMTFYMGSLARYRPTKTQEILSGEMYPLITEIIDTCPRQFLYKIVSLITESVCAVPKAKI; from the coding sequence ATGCCAAGACAATTTGAAAATGGAATAAAAGCTACCTACAAACATCAAGGAGTTAAATATTTTCCATTTAACTCTGAGCCTGGAACTTCTTATGTTTTAACTTCTGACCCTTGGGCATATTTAAGAGCTTGGATTGACCAACAAATAAATAGTACACAAGGAGACAAAAAGAAGAGATTAATTAAGGCAAAATACTTTTCAGAACAAGCCGAAAGTTTTCAAATTGCTGCGGAAAAGACAAGATTACCAACTAAGGCGACTCTTTGTTATTATTCCTTGCTGAATCTGACTAAAGCTTTTCTATCTGTAAAGGGTCTTGAATTAGAAAAGAAAGAAGAAAGTCACGGAATATCTTTAGGTCATAATCCTGACGAATTAACTGTTTTTGGTCCTCTTCAAAATTGCACTAATATATTTCTCGAATTTTCTAAGCATTTAGGAAAACCTATTACTGGAAAGCATAAGGTGAATATAAAAGACATTATTTGTGACATTCCAGAAATTCACGAACTAGGTTTTACTTTAGGGAAAATTTCACAAAGAAAATATCTGCCGGTAACCATTGACTTTTTGACCAATGAAGACAAAACAAAATTGTTTACGGAATTGAGCTTTAGAAAAGAAAATGATGCAAGATTACAAATTGATAAGTTTTACAAAAACAATAGAAAAAAGTACTTCAAGCTAAGAGAGACAGAAGACAACGGAGATTCCATTTACAGAAGTACTAAAAGAAAGAATTATACTCACGCGAATTTTCCTCGTATTTACAAAAACATCTGTAAAGAATACAAAGAACTTGACATATCAATACTACTTACAAGAGACGGTTATAAATACTATGTGAATTTAAAACCAAATGCATATCATCAACTTGCGAATTTATTAATGATGACGTTTTATATGGGAAGTTTAGCAAGGTATCGACCGACAAAAACCCAAGAAATTTTAAGTGGAGAAATGTATCCATTAATTACAGAAATAATAGACACTTGTCCGAGACAGTTTCTTTACAAAATTGTTAGCTTGATAACGGAAAGTGTTTGTGCTGTTCCGAAAGCAAAAATATAA
- a CDS encoding DUF1444 family protein, translating into MSLFKKLFGKSKEIEREEPTVHNPTEEEQVVNRKKETKGESVRILPRIKVDYSHEIYNDDKSKPFTGNPMPNEMEIPEDQKPIVKSLYEDLILCFAVDQGNSYKILQNEVFKKNPNLNEDLLQQISVNALIEEIGEQIKMNGDPEHIIMVTAGGNFEAAIILLDNFWQQIHQLINGNAIISIPARDLLFICREGNQEAIQKLREITKGYFDNPEIQGLLSKALYLKESGKRELKIIEKTF; encoded by the coding sequence ATGAGCTTATTCAAAAAATTATTTGGAAAATCAAAAGAAATCGAAAGAGAAGAACCGACAGTTCATAACCCCACAGAGGAGGAACAGGTGGTTAATCGAAAAAAAGAAACCAAGGGCGAATCGGTTAGAATACTCCCAAGAATCAAAGTGGATTATTCACACGAAATTTATAATGACGATAAATCAAAACCATTTACAGGAAATCCTATGCCAAATGAAATGGAAATACCTGAAGACCAAAAACCAATTGTAAAATCCTTGTATGAAGATTTGATTCTTTGTTTTGCCGTTGACCAAGGGAACAGCTACAAAATCCTTCAAAACGAAGTCTTTAAAAAGAATCCGAATCTTAATGAAGATTTGCTTCAACAAATAAGTGTGAATGCCTTAATTGAAGAAATAGGTGAACAAATAAAAATGAATGGTGATCCTGAACATATAATTATGGTAACTGCTGGTGGAAATTTTGAAGCCGCAATAATCCTTTTAGATAATTTCTGGCAACAAATTCACCAACTAATTAATGGGAATGCTATAATATCTATCCCTGCAAGAGACTTGCTTTTTATTTGTAGAGAGGGAAATCAAGAAGCAATTCAAAAATTGAGAGAAATCACAAAAGGGTATTTTGACAATCCAGAAATTCAGGGACTTTTATCAAAAGCGTTGTATCTGAAAGAATCGGGAAAAAGAGAATTAAAAATCATAGAAAAAACATTTTAA